In Acidobacteriota bacterium, a single window of DNA contains:
- a CDS encoding ATP-binding protein: MLDRAAAALVRDRLSLSPAVAILGARQCGKTTLARSFGGAYFDLEQPAERLRADLQWDALIDVDRLVTFDEAQSWPELFERLRGAIDADRPRTGRFLLLGSVSPALTRHVSESLAGRLSLVELSPLLWNELDTDAMRRRLWLCGGYPDGGVLTPRAFPHWQRDYLTLITQRDLPAWGLPAKPQTTERLLRMLAALHGQIWNASQVGQSLGLSYHTVNTYLDFLVGAFLLRRLPPYGGNIRKRLVKSPRVYWRDTGLLHALLNTPDETTLLGQPWVGASWEGFVIEQALGALSARGTPFEAFHFRTSDGQELDLVLEVSGQVLAVEIKLTTAPSQADMDRLNRTADLIGATRRVLVTRTSRPSGDDVRLSANLPTFIDLITRLG; this comes from the coding sequence ATGTTGGATCGGGCGGCGGCCGCCCTCGTGCGCGACAGACTGTCGTTGTCGCCGGCTGTGGCCATCCTCGGTGCGAGGCAGTGTGGCAAGACGACACTGGCCCGATCGTTCGGCGGGGCGTATTTCGACCTCGAACAGCCGGCCGAGCGACTGCGCGCCGACCTGCAGTGGGACGCGCTGATCGACGTCGATCGGCTCGTGACCTTCGACGAGGCGCAGAGCTGGCCGGAACTCTTCGAACGGCTTCGTGGTGCCATCGACGCCGATCGTCCACGGACCGGCAGGTTCCTCCTGCTGGGGTCGGTATCGCCAGCGCTCACGCGCCATGTCTCGGAGTCGCTCGCCGGGCGCCTGTCGCTCGTCGAGCTGTCGCCGCTGCTGTGGAACGAGCTCGATACCGACGCGATGCGCCGCCGCCTCTGGTTGTGCGGCGGCTATCCCGATGGCGGCGTGCTGACGCCGCGTGCGTTTCCGCACTGGCAGCGCGACTACCTGACCTTGATCACGCAACGCGACCTGCCGGCGTGGGGGCTCCCGGCGAAGCCTCAGACCACCGAGCGGCTGCTTCGCATGCTCGCCGCGCTGCACGGCCAGATCTGGAACGCGTCGCAGGTGGGCCAGAGTCTCGGACTCTCGTATCACACGGTCAACACCTACCTCGACTTCCTCGTCGGCGCGTTCCTCCTCCGTCGTCTGCCACCGTACGGCGGCAACATCCGTAAGCGCCTGGTGAAGAGTCCGCGCGTGTACTGGCGCGACACGGGCTTGCTGCACGCGTTGCTCAACACGCCGGACGAGACCACCCTGCTCGGTCAACCGTGGGTCGGTGCGAGTTGGGAAGGCTTCGTGATCGAGCAGGCGCTCGGCGCGTTGTCGGCACGCGGGACACCGTTCGAGGCGTTCCACTTCCGGACGAGCGACGGTCAGGAACTCGACCTGGTGCTCGAGGTGAGCGGGCAGGTGCTGGCGGTCGAGATCAAGCTGACGACGGCACCCAGCCAGGCAGACATGGATCGCCTGAATCGCACCGCCGACCTGATCGGCGCCACGCGCCGCGTCCTTGTGACGCGCACGAGTCGCCCGTCGGGCGACGACGTGCGGCTTTCGGCCAACCTGCCGACATTCATCGATCTGATCACCCGGCTCGGTTGA
- the sufB gene encoding Fe-S cluster assembly protein SufB — MSTSTDTIQQLATQEYKYGFSTAVEADQLPPGLDESTIQAISERKGEPAWMLEWRLKAFRAWQRMAYPEWSNVHYPRVDFQAISYYSAPKPKKQLNSLDEVDPEVRATFDKLGIPIAEQMALAGVAVDAVFDSVSVATTFKEKLGELGIIFCSFSEAVREHPDLVRKYMGSVVPHTDNFYAALNAAVFSDGSFVYVPKGVTCPMELSTYFRINAEGTGQFERTLIVADEGAYVSYLEGCTAPKRDENQLHAAVVELVALDGATVKYSTVQNWYPGDKDGNGGIYNFVTKRGKAMANAKITWTQVETGSAITWKYPSCILQGDNAVGEFYSVAVTNNRQQADTGTKMVHLGRNTKSTIVSKGISAGKGQNTYRGLVKIARGAEGARNYSQCDSLLIGDRCGAHTFPYIEVKNTSSTVEHEASTSKIGEDQIFYCRQRGISTEDAVNIIVNGFCKDVFRELPMEFAVEAQKLLGISLEGSVG, encoded by the coding sequence ATGAGTACGTCAACCGACACCATCCAACAGCTCGCGACACAGGAATACAAGTACGGCTTCTCCACGGCCGTGGAGGCCGATCAGCTGCCGCCGGGCCTGGACGAGTCGACGATCCAGGCGATTTCGGAACGCAAGGGCGAACCTGCCTGGATGCTGGAGTGGCGCCTCAAGGCCTTCCGCGCCTGGCAGCGGATGGCGTACCCGGAGTGGTCCAACGTCCACTACCCGCGCGTCGACTTCCAGGCCATCAGCTACTACTCCGCCCCGAAGCCGAAGAAGCAGTTGAACAGCCTCGACGAGGTGGACCCAGAGGTACGGGCCACGTTCGACAAGCTCGGCATCCCGATCGCCGAGCAGATGGCGCTGGCGGGCGTGGCGGTCGATGCGGTCTTCGACAGCGTCTCGGTGGCCACGACCTTCAAGGAGAAGCTCGGCGAACTCGGCATCATCTTCTGCTCGTTCTCCGAAGCGGTGCGTGAACATCCCGACCTGGTACGCAAGTACATGGGCTCGGTGGTGCCGCACACGGACAACTTCTACGCCGCGCTCAACGCCGCAGTGTTCAGCGACGGATCCTTCGTGTACGTGCCGAAGGGCGTGACGTGCCCGATGGAGCTCTCGACGTACTTCCGCATCAACGCGGAGGGCACGGGGCAGTTCGAGCGCACGCTGATCGTGGCCGACGAGGGCGCGTACGTGAGCTACCTCGAAGGCTGCACGGCCCCCAAGCGCGACGAGAACCAGCTGCACGCAGCGGTCGTGGAACTCGTGGCGCTCGACGGGGCCACGGTCAAGTACTCCACCGTCCAGAACTGGTATCCGGGCGACAAGGACGGCAACGGCGGCATCTACAACTTCGTGACCAAGCGCGGCAAGGCGATGGCCAACGCGAAGATCACGTGGACGCAGGTGGAGACGGGCTCGGCCATCACGTGGAAGTACCCGAGCTGCATCCTCCAGGGTGACAACGCCGTGGGCGAGTTCTACTCGGTGGCCGTGACCAACAATCGCCAGCAGGCGGACACGGGCACGAAGATGGTGCATCTCGGGCGCAACACGAAGAGCACCATCGTCAGCAAGGGCATCTCGGCGGGCAAGGGGCAGAACACGTATCGCGGCCTCGTGAAGATCGCCAGGGGTGCCGAGGGCGCGCGCAACTACTCGCAGTGCGACTCGCTGCTCATCGGCGACCGCTGCGGCGCGCACACGTTCCCGTACATCGAAGTGAAGAACACGTCATCGACGGTGGAACACGAGGCGTCGACGTCGAAGATCGGCGAAGACCAGATCTTCTACTGCCGCCAGCGCGGTATTTCCACCGAAGACGCCGTCAACATCATCGTCAACGGCTTCTGCAAGGACGTCTTCCGCGAGCTCCCGATGGAATTCGCCGTCGAAGCCCAGAAGCTGCTCGGCATCAGCCTCGAGGGCAGCGTCGGCTAG
- the sufC gene encoding Fe-S cluster assembly ATPase SufC: MLQITNLHARVDDKNILNGITLDVNAGEIHAIMGPNGSGKSTLASVLAGRDAYEVTEGTVLFDGKDLLDMDPEERAREGLFLAFQYPVEIPGVSNMEFLKASVDAVRAHRGVEPLDPVRFMRLAREKCEAVGLKTDFLKRGVNEGFSGGEKKRNEIFQMA, translated from the coding sequence ATGCTGCAAATCACGAACCTCCACGCGCGCGTCGACGACAAGAACATCCTCAACGGCATCACGCTCGACGTGAACGCCGGCGAGATACACGCGATCATGGGCCCCAACGGCTCCGGCAAGAGCACGCTCGCCAGCGTGCTGGCGGGGCGCGATGCCTACGAAGTCACCGAAGGGACAGTGCTCTTCGACGGCAAGGATCTCCTCGACATGGATCCCGAGGAGCGCGCGCGCGAAGGGCTGTTCCTCGCGTTCCAGTATCCGGTCGAGATCCCGGGCGTCAGCAACATGGAGTTCCTCAAGGCCTCGGTCGACGCGGTGCGCGCGCACCGCGGCGTCGAGCCGCTGGATCCGGTGCGCTTCATGCGGCTGGCGCGCGAGAAGTGCGAGGCGGTCGGGCTGAAGACCGATTTCCTCAAGCGTGGCGTCAACGAGGGCTTCTCGGGCGGCGAGAAGAAGCGCAACGAGATCTTCCAGATGGCC